One genomic region from Ralstonia pickettii DTP0602 encodes:
- a CDS encoding chemotaxis protein CheV (K03415: cheV; two-component system, chemotaxis family, response regulator CheV) → MSSSMRDIDERTNLTNNNQFELLLFRLGDAEQSGQSELFGINVFKVREILVMPPVTTVVGADPSILGMSDIRGQVIPVIDLPRLVGCKPRSGLGILLVTEYARSTQGFAVEAVEEIVRLEWNQVHSAEASVRTGHVTSIAKLDAGTDNARLVQVLDVEQILRDVLPKRQPDVDPGAVGPQLNLRPGAKVIAADDSALARGLIEQGLKALGAPVVMTKSGKEAWDLLDKIAAEAASHGKSVHDEVALVLTDLEMPEMDGFTLTRKIKADSRLKQLPVVIHSSLSGEASEEHVRKVGADAYVAKFVAKELADTIRDVLTR, encoded by the coding sequence ATGAGCAGTTCCATGAGGGACATCGACGAACGGACGAACCTCACCAACAACAACCAGTTCGAGCTGCTGCTGTTCCGGCTCGGCGACGCGGAGCAGTCCGGCCAGTCGGAGCTGTTCGGCATCAACGTGTTCAAGGTGCGCGAGATCCTGGTGATGCCGCCGGTGACCACGGTGGTCGGCGCCGATCCGTCGATCCTGGGCATGTCCGACATCCGCGGCCAGGTGATTCCGGTGATCGACCTGCCCAGGCTGGTTGGCTGCAAGCCGCGCAGCGGGCTGGGCATCCTGCTGGTGACGGAGTACGCGCGCTCGACGCAGGGCTTTGCGGTGGAGGCGGTGGAGGAAATCGTGCGCCTGGAGTGGAACCAGGTGCATTCGGCCGAGGCGAGCGTGCGCACCGGCCATGTGACCAGCATCGCCAAGCTCGATGCGGGCACGGACAACGCGCGGCTGGTGCAGGTGCTGGACGTGGAGCAGATCCTGCGCGACGTGCTGCCGAAGCGCCAGCCGGACGTCGACCCGGGCGCGGTCGGACCGCAACTGAACCTGCGGCCGGGGGCCAAGGTGATTGCCGCCGACGATTCGGCCCTGGCGCGTGGGCTGATCGAGCAGGGGCTGAAGGCCCTGGGCGCCCCGGTGGTGATGACCAAGTCGGGCAAGGAGGCCTGGGACCTGCTCGACAAGATCGCTGCCGAGGCCGCCAGCCATGGCAAGTCCGTGCACGACGAGGTGGCGCTGGTGCTGACCGACCTGGAAATGCCGGAGATGGACGGCTTTACACTGACGCGCAAGATCAAGGCGGACAGCCGGCTGAAGCAGTTGCCGGTGGTGATTCACTCGTCACTGTCGGGCGAGGCCAGCGAGGAGCATGTGCGCAAGGTGGGCGCGGACGCCTATGTGGCGAAGTTTGTTGCGAAGGAACTGGCGGATACCATCCGCGATGTGCTGACGCGTTGA
- a CDS encoding sulfate transporter: MFKHLLVPTDGSPRAEAMAARAMTFASRIEARVTGLHVIPEYHILTYRLTSLQDTKDTFAAEAARHADTFLAALSRAAGQAGVPCETVTATDDHPWQAIIQCAEQRGCDLIVMSSHGRRGLQALLIGSETQKVLTHSAIPVLVFR, encoded by the coding sequence ATGTTCAAGCACCTCCTTGTCCCCACCGACGGTTCGCCGCGCGCCGAAGCCATGGCGGCCCGCGCCATGACGTTTGCCAGCCGCATCGAGGCCCGCGTGACCGGCCTGCATGTGATTCCCGAGTACCACATCCTGACCTACCGGCTGACCAGCCTGCAGGACACCAAGGACACCTTCGCCGCCGAAGCCGCGCGCCACGCGGACACCTTTCTCGCCGCGCTCAGCCGCGCCGCGGGGCAGGCCGGCGTGCCCTGTGAAACCGTCACCGCCACCGACGACCATCCCTGGCAGGCCATCATCCAGTGCGCGGAGCAGCGCGGCTGCGACCTGATCGTGATGTCCTCGCACGGCCGGCGCGGGTTGCAGGCACTGCTGATCGGCAGCGAAACGCAAAAGGTCCTGACACACAGCGCGATACCGGTACTGGTATTCCGCTAG
- a CDS encoding pyruvate dehydrogenase subunit beta (K00162: PDHB, pdhB; pyruvate dehydrogenase E1 component subunit beta [EC:1.2.4.1]), which produces MAEVNLVEAVNLALAHALANDPDVLLLGEDIGVNGGVFRATVGLQARFGAARVMDTPLAEGGIVGAAIGMAAMGLKPVAEIQFTGFIYPTVDHIINHAGRMRHRTRGRLSCPMVVRSPFGAGIHAPEHHSESPEAMFAHMPGLRVVVPSSPARAYGLLLAAIADPDPVIFLEPTRLYRLFRQEVADDGAALPLDTCFTLREGNDITLVSWGAMMQETLAAADELAAEGVTATVIDVATLKPLDLQTILDSVARTGRCVIVHEAPRTAGFGAEIAAGLADAGLYSLAAPVQRVTGFDTVVPLARLEYTYLPSVARIVDAARKAMAA; this is translated from the coding sequence ATGGCGGAAGTCAATCTGGTCGAAGCGGTCAACCTGGCGCTGGCCCACGCGCTGGCCAACGATCCCGACGTGCTGCTGCTGGGCGAGGACATCGGCGTCAACGGCGGCGTGTTCCGCGCCACCGTGGGCCTGCAGGCGCGCTTCGGCGCGGCGCGGGTCATGGACACGCCGCTGGCCGAAGGCGGCATCGTCGGCGCGGCCATCGGCATGGCGGCGATGGGGCTGAAGCCCGTGGCCGAGATCCAGTTCACCGGCTTTATCTATCCGACGGTCGACCACATCATCAACCATGCCGGGCGCATGCGGCACCGTACCCGCGGGCGCTTGTCCTGTCCGATGGTGGTGCGCTCGCCGTTCGGCGCCGGCATCCATGCGCCCGAGCATCATTCGGAGAGCCCGGAGGCGATGTTCGCGCATATGCCGGGCCTGCGCGTGGTCGTGCCGTCGTCCCCGGCGCGTGCTTACGGCCTGCTGCTGGCCGCCATCGCCGATCCCGACCCCGTCATCTTCCTGGAGCCCACGCGGCTGTACCGGCTGTTCCGCCAGGAGGTGGCCGACGACGGCGCGGCGCTGCCGCTGGACACCTGCTTCACGCTGCGCGAAGGCAACGACATCACGCTGGTGAGTTGGGGCGCGATGATGCAGGAAACGCTCGCCGCGGCCGACGAACTGGCCGCCGAAGGCGTGACCGCCACGGTGATCGACGTGGCCACGCTCAAGCCGCTGGACCTGCAGACCATCCTGGATTCGGTGGCGCGCACCGGGCGCTGCGTGATCGTGCACGAGGCGCCCCGCACCGCCGGCTTTGGCGCCGAGATCGCTGCGGGGCTGGCCGACGCGGGGCTCTATTCGCTGGCCGCGCCGGTGCAGCGCGTGACGGGCTTCGATACCGTGGTGCCGCTGGCGCGGCTGGAATATACCTACCTGCCCAGCGTCGCGCGCATCGTCGACGCGGCGCGCAAGGCCATGGCGGCATGA
- a CDS encoding peroxidase, giving the protein MAIRLGEQAPDFTADTTEGKINFHEWIGDGWAILFSHPKDFTPVCTTELGYMAGLKPEFDKRNTKIIGLSVDPVSDHQRWAKDIEETQGHAVNYPMIGDADLTVAKLYDMIHPEASGSGPRTAVDNATVRSVFLIGPDKKVKAMLVYPMSAGRNFDEVLRLLDSLQLNAKHTVATPVNWKPGEDVIIPTSVSDEDAKKKYPQGFKTLKPYLRTVEQPK; this is encoded by the coding sequence ATGGCGATTAGACTGGGCGAACAAGCCCCCGACTTCACCGCCGACACCACCGAGGGAAAGATCAATTTCCATGAGTGGATCGGCGACGGCTGGGCCATCCTGTTCTCGCATCCCAAGGACTTCACGCCGGTATGCACCACCGAACTGGGCTATATGGCCGGGCTCAAGCCCGAGTTCGACAAGCGCAATACCAAGATCATCGGCCTGAGCGTCGACCCGGTCAGCGACCACCAGCGCTGGGCCAAGGACATCGAGGAAACGCAGGGCCATGCCGTCAACTACCCGATGATCGGCGATGCCGACCTGACCGTGGCCAAGCTCTACGACATGATCCACCCCGAGGCCAGCGGCAGCGGCCCGCGCACGGCGGTCGACAACGCGACCGTCCGCTCGGTGTTCCTCATCGGTCCGGACAAGAAGGTCAAGGCCATGCTGGTGTACCCGATGAGCGCCGGGCGCAATTTCGATGAAGTGCTGCGGCTGCTGGATTCGCTGCAGCTCAACGCCAAGCACACCGTGGCCACGCCGGTGAACTGGAAGCCGGGCGAGGACGTCATCATTCCGACATCGGTTTCGGACGAAGATGCCAAGAAAAAATACCCGCAAGGCTTCAAGACCCTGAAGCCTTACCTGCGCACGGTGGAACAGCCCAAGTAA
- a CDS encoding SulP family inorganic anion transporter (K03321: TC.SULP; sulfate permease, SulP family), giving the protein MIALREAWLAGLFRRGNWLPNLVSGVIVGVVALPLAMAFAIASGAKPEQGLYTAIVAGLAVSLFGGSRLQIAGPTGAFIVVLSAITARYGIDGLQIATLMAGLILLAMGLTRLGSVIRFIPAPVIVGFTAGIGVIIFVGQWRDFFGLPAVAGEHFHEKFWHLLQALPQWHPATTALALGSLLLVVGAPRVRWLHRIPGPLVALVVATAVQALFGFDGVATIGSAFGGLPRGLPAPTLPEVTLARVIELAGPAFTIAMLGAIESLLSAVVADGMAGTRHDSNQELVGQGIANILAPLFGGFAATGAIARTATNVRNGGNSPLAGVVHALTLVMVLLFLAPLAASVPLPTLAAILFVVAYNMSEVRHFARMVRRAPRADVAILLITFTLTVLTDLVVAVNIGVILAMLQFLRRMSASVEVAHQDALEIERELGTAGGDQGGLPMRMSPGVMVYSIEGPFFFGAVETCERALVQTHTDPRVLLIRLGRVPFMDMTGLQTLEAVIGTLRKRGVAVVLAEANGRVRQKLARAGVMAVLGEENYADSLADAARRCSVLAGDAGI; this is encoded by the coding sequence ATGATCGCGCTGCGCGAAGCATGGCTGGCCGGGCTGTTCCGGCGCGGCAACTGGCTGCCTAACCTCGTCTCGGGCGTGATCGTCGGGGTGGTGGCGCTGCCGCTGGCGATGGCGTTCGCGATCGCTTCCGGGGCCAAGCCGGAGCAGGGCCTGTACACGGCCATCGTCGCCGGGCTGGCGGTGTCGCTGTTCGGCGGCAGCCGGCTGCAGATTGCGGGCCCCACAGGCGCCTTCATCGTGGTGCTGTCCGCGATCACCGCGCGCTACGGCATCGACGGCCTGCAGATCGCCACGCTGATGGCCGGGCTGATCCTGCTGGCGATGGGCCTGACGCGGCTGGGCAGTGTGATCCGGTTTATCCCGGCGCCGGTGATCGTCGGCTTTACCGCGGGCATCGGCGTCATCATCTTCGTCGGGCAGTGGCGGGATTTCTTCGGCCTGCCTGCGGTGGCTGGCGAGCATTTCCACGAAAAATTCTGGCACCTGCTGCAGGCCCTGCCGCAGTGGCATCCGGCCACCACCGCGCTGGCGCTCGGCAGCCTGCTGCTGGTGGTGGGCGCGCCGCGGGTGCGCTGGCTGCACCGCATCCCCGGTCCGCTGGTGGCGCTGGTGGTGGCGACCGCGGTGCAGGCGCTGTTCGGCTTCGACGGCGTGGCCACCATCGGCAGTGCCTTTGGCGGGCTGCCGCGCGGGCTGCCGGCGCCAACCCTGCCGGAGGTCACGCTGGCGCGCGTGATCGAGCTGGCCGGGCCCGCGTTCACCATCGCCATGCTGGGCGCGATCGAATCGCTGCTGTCGGCGGTGGTGGCCGACGGCATGGCCGGCACGCGGCACGATTCCAACCAGGAGCTGGTGGGCCAGGGCATCGCCAATATCCTGGCGCCGCTCTTTGGCGGGTTTGCTGCCACCGGCGCGATCGCGCGCACGGCCACCAATGTCCGCAACGGCGGCAACAGCCCGCTGGCTGGCGTGGTCCATGCGCTGACACTGGTGATGGTGCTGCTGTTCCTGGCGCCACTGGCGGCGAGCGTGCCGCTGCCCACGCTCGCGGCGATCCTGTTCGTGGTGGCGTACAACATGAGCGAGGTGCGCCACTTCGCGCGCATGGTGCGCCGGGCGCCGCGTGCCGACGTGGCCATCCTGCTGATCACCTTCACGCTGACCGTGCTGACCGACCTGGTGGTGGCGGTCAATATCGGCGTGATCCTGGCCATGCTGCAGTTCCTGCGCCGCATGTCGGCCTCGGTGGAAGTGGCGCACCAGGATGCGCTGGAGATCGAGCGCGAACTGGGCACGGCCGGTGGCGACCAGGGCGGCCTGCCCATGCGGATGTCGCCGGGCGTGATGGTCTACTCGATCGAGGGCCCGTTCTTCTTTGGCGCGGTGGAGACCTGCGAGCGCGCGCTGGTGCAGACGCATACCGATCCACGCGTGCTGCTGATCAGGTTGGGGCGCGTGCCCTTCATGGACATGACCGGCTTGCAGACGCTGGAAGCGGTGATCGGCACGCTGCGCAAGCGTGGCGTGGCGGTGGTGCTGGCCGAAGCCAACGGGCGCGTCCGGCAGAAACTGGCGCGCGCGGGGGTGATGGCGGTGCTGGGCGAGGAGAACTACGCGGATTCGCTGGCGGACGCGGCAAGGCGCTGCAGCGTGCTGGCGGGAGATGCGGGAATCTAG
- a CDS encoding phosphatidylserine/phosphatidylglycerophosphate cardiolipin synthase (K06132: ybhO; putative cardiolipin synthase [EC:2.7.8.-]): MSCRRWHGVCGSTPAMTPLPSAPASIRLLENGEEYFPRVFDAISRARESVLLETFILFDDEVGKKLQAALLDAARRGVRVALTVDGFGSHDLPPGFVAELVRAGVHFCTFSPRRRLFGVRTHIFRRMHRKLVAIDGEVAFVGGINFSAQHLYDFGPRAKQDYAVEIRGPAARQVQDFLLRAMPEACPGPPPPRVHGRAAPAAPTTVRLVTRDNHRHRNDIEFAYLDAIRAARREVVIANAYFLPGYRLLHALCEAAQRGVQVRLLLQGKPDMPWVARAGGLLYSHLQDAGVQILEYVERPFHGKVAVVDDAWATVGSSNLDPLSLSLNLEANLVIREPGFARLLRARLQALIAERCREVPARKHDRTLLDAAGSTLMFHFLRRFPAWAGWLPAHTPRLVAPREGDPRRRGRVIVLEGEAE; this comes from the coding sequence GTGTCATGCCGGCGCTGGCACGGTGTTTGCGGCTCCACTCCGGCCATGACACCGCTGCCGTCCGCCCCCGCCAGCATTCGCCTGCTAGAGAACGGCGAAGAGTACTTTCCGCGCGTGTTCGACGCGATTTCGCGCGCGCGTGAAAGCGTGCTATTGGAAACTTTTATCCTCTTCGACGACGAGGTAGGAAAGAAATTGCAAGCGGCACTGCTGGACGCCGCACGCCGCGGCGTGCGCGTGGCCCTCACAGTGGACGGCTTCGGCTCGCACGACCTGCCGCCCGGCTTCGTCGCCGAACTGGTCAGGGCGGGCGTGCACTTCTGCACTTTCTCGCCGCGGCGGCGGTTGTTCGGCGTGCGCACGCATATCTTCCGGCGCATGCACCGCAAGCTGGTCGCCATCGACGGCGAGGTGGCCTTCGTCGGCGGCATCAACTTCTCGGCCCAGCACCTGTATGACTTCGGTCCGCGGGCCAAGCAGGACTATGCGGTGGAGATCCGCGGCCCCGCGGCCCGGCAGGTGCAGGACTTCCTGCTGCGCGCAATGCCCGAGGCCTGCCCCGGCCCGCCGCCGCCGCGCGTACACGGCCGCGCCGCCCCGGCTGCGCCCACCACGGTGCGCCTGGTGACGCGCGACAACCACCGCCATCGCAACGATATCGAGTTCGCCTACCTCGATGCGATCCGCGCCGCGCGGCGCGAGGTGGTGATCGCCAATGCCTACTTCCTGCCGGGCTACCGGCTGCTGCATGCCCTGTGCGAAGCCGCGCAGCGCGGCGTGCAGGTGCGCCTGCTGCTGCAGGGCAAGCCCGACATGCCATGGGTGGCGCGCGCGGGTGGCCTGCTGTACAGCCACCTGCAGGACGCCGGCGTGCAGATCCTGGAATACGTCGAGCGTCCCTTCCACGGCAAGGTGGCCGTGGTCGACGACGCCTGGGCCACCGTGGGCTCGAGCAATCTCGACCCGCTCAGCCTGTCGCTGAACCTGGAGGCCAACCTGGTGATCCGCGAGCCCGGGTTTGCGCGCCTGCTGCGCGCACGGCTGCAGGCCCTGATCGCCGAGCGCTGCCGCGAAGTGCCGGCGCGCAAGCACGACCGCACCCTGCTCGACGCCGCCGGATCCACGCTGATGTTCCACTTCCTGCGCCGCTTCCCGGCATGGGCGGGCTGGCTGCCCGCGCATACGCCGCGGCTGGTGGCACCGCGCGAGGGCGATCCGCGCCGCCGTGGCCGCGTGATCGTGCTGGAAGGGGAGGCTGAATAG
- a CDS encoding CopG family transcripitonal regulator, giving the protein MESKTARLTILIDPDKKKAFETLCASQDLTPSQVVRQLIRDYLAQHGVEYATKARPAGNTRPKK; this is encoded by the coding sequence ATGGAATCCAAAACCGCCCGCCTCACCATCCTGATCGATCCGGACAAGAAGAAGGCCTTCGAAACCCTGTGCGCCTCGCAGGACCTGACGCCCTCGCAGGTGGTGCGCCAGCTGATCCGCGACTACCTGGCGCAGCATGGCGTGGAATACGCCACCAAGGCACGACCGGCGGGCAATACCCGGCCGAAGAAGTAA
- a CDS encoding GntR family transcriptional regulator (K03710: K03710; GntR family transcriptional regulator): MTTRTNAEPTPETAELSEATPIPLPLYTQIKDALRARILDGTYPPHHQMPSESELGERFSASRITVRQALGDLQKEGLIFKIHGKGTFVSKPRAFQNITSLQGFAEAMSSMGYEILNQVRSCKCVPASRHVAAQLRLREGDPVVEIRRVRLLNREPVSLELTWVPEAVGKRLVTADLATRDIFLILENDCGVKLGHADLSVDAILADEDLTQALRIQEGAPVLRIERLTHDAQGTPIDYEFLYFRGDAFQYRLRVDRHKAAPATVAPATTSTKAAGPARPRNPASKGKSSA; the protein is encoded by the coding sequence ATGACGACCCGGACCAACGCGGAACCCACACCCGAAACAGCGGAACTGTCCGAAGCGACACCGATCCCGCTGCCGCTCTACACCCAGATCAAGGACGCCCTGCGTGCCCGCATCCTCGACGGCACCTATCCGCCGCATCACCAGATGCCATCGGAAAGCGAGCTGGGCGAGCGCTTCTCCGCCAGCCGCATCACCGTGCGGCAGGCACTGGGCGACCTGCAGAAAGAGGGCCTGATCTTCAAGATCCACGGCAAGGGCACGTTCGTCTCCAAACCCCGCGCCTTCCAGAACATCACCTCCCTGCAAGGCTTTGCCGAGGCGATGTCGAGCATGGGCTACGAGATCCTCAACCAGGTGCGCAGCTGCAAATGCGTGCCGGCCAGCCGCCACGTTGCCGCGCAATTGCGGCTGCGCGAGGGCGATCCGGTGGTGGAGATCAGGCGGGTGCGCCTGCTCAACCGCGAACCGGTGTCGCTGGAGCTGACCTGGGTGCCCGAGGCCGTCGGCAAGCGGCTGGTCACGGCCGACCTGGCCACGCGCGACATCTTCCTGATCCTGGAGAACGACTGCGGCGTAAAGCTCGGCCATGCCGACCTCAGCGTCGATGCGATCCTCGCCGACGAAGACCTGACCCAGGCCCTGCGCATCCAGGAAGGCGCGCCGGTGCTGCGCATCGAACGCCTGACCCACGATGCGCAGGGCACGCCGATCGATTACGAGTTTCTCTACTTCCGCGGCGACGCGTTCCAGTACCGGCTGCGCGTCGACCGGCACAAGGCTGCACCCGCGACCGTGGCGCCAGCCACAACCTCCACCAAGGCCGCAGGCCCGGCCCGGCCTCGCAACCCTGCCAGCAAGGGGAAGTCCTCCGCATGA
- a CDS encoding ABC transporter permease (K00161: PDHA, pdhA; pyruvate dehydrogenase E1 component subunit alpha [EC:1.2.4.1]), translating into MSTVASFEIGYTRYLAPPGDTSSPTSPPPPLARDPDALVTLYQAMVLTRQFDLKAIALQRTGKIGTFASALGQEAIGVGVAHAMRPEDVLVPSYRDHAAQFVRGVTMTESLLYWGGDERGSGFAAAPHDFANCVPIGTQVCHAAGAAYAFQLRGEPRVAVCLLGDGGTSKGDFYEGMNMAGAWHAPLVIVVNNNQWAISMPRSKQTAAQTLAQKAIAAGIPGEQIDGNDIVAVRHRVGEAIERARAGGGPALIEAITYRLGDHTTADDASRYRDEATVKAHWEEEPLLRLRTHLLALQAWDAAREEALVKACSQKVAQAVEAYLALPPPDPAAMFDCLYATMPAELQAQLETARRFAAPHG; encoded by the coding sequence ATGTCCACGGTTGCGAGCTTCGAGATCGGCTACACCCGTTATCTCGCCCCGCCAGGCGACACGTCTTCCCCCACTTCCCCTCCCCCACCCCTTGCCCGCGATCCTGACGCGCTGGTGACGCTGTACCAGGCGATGGTGCTGACGCGCCAGTTCGACCTGAAGGCGATCGCGCTGCAGCGCACCGGCAAGATCGGCACCTTTGCCTCGGCGCTGGGCCAGGAAGCCATCGGCGTGGGCGTGGCGCATGCGATGCGACCGGAGGACGTGCTGGTGCCGTCGTACCGCGACCACGCCGCACAGTTTGTGCGGGGCGTCACGATGACCGAGAGCCTGCTCTACTGGGGCGGCGACGAGCGCGGCAGCGGCTTTGCCGCAGCGCCGCATGACTTTGCCAACTGCGTGCCGATCGGCACCCAGGTATGCCACGCGGCCGGCGCCGCGTATGCGTTCCAGCTGCGCGGCGAGCCGCGCGTGGCGGTCTGCCTGCTGGGCGACGGCGGCACCTCCAAGGGCGACTTCTATGAAGGCATGAACATGGCCGGCGCGTGGCACGCGCCGCTGGTGATCGTGGTGAACAACAACCAGTGGGCGATCTCGATGCCGCGCAGCAAGCAGACCGCGGCGCAGACGCTGGCGCAGAAGGCCATCGCGGCGGGCATCCCGGGCGAGCAGATCGACGGCAACGACATCGTCGCGGTGCGCCACCGTGTCGGCGAGGCGATCGAACGCGCCCGCGCAGGCGGCGGGCCCGCACTGATCGAGGCCATCACCTATCGCCTGGGCGACCACACCACGGCCGACGACGCCTCGCGCTACCGCGACGAGGCCACCGTCAAGGCGCACTGGGAGGAAGAACCGTTGCTGCGGCTGCGCACCCACCTGCTGGCGCTGCAAGCGTGGGACGCCGCACGCGAAGAGGCACTGGTCAAGGCGTGCTCGCAGAAGGTCGCGCAGGCGGTGGAAGCCTACCTGGCGCTGCCGCCGCCGGACCCCGCGGCGATGTTCGACTGCCTGTACGCGACCATGCCGGCCGAACTGCAGGCGCAGCTGGAGACGGCACGGCGCTTCGCGGCGCCGCACGGATAG
- a CDS encoding branched-chain alpha-keto acid dehydrogenase subunit E2 (K00627: DLAT, aceF, pdhC; pyruvate dehydrogenase E2 component (dihydrolipoamide acetyltransferase) [EC:2.3.1.12]), translating to MRVFKLPDLGEGLQEAEIVTWHVKAGDTVAADQPLLSVETAKAIVEIPSPYAGTIGKLFAEPGDIVHLGAPLVAFEGAGEDADAGTVVGSVQVGTRVVNEAGPPGAAAPVAGMAARVKAAPAVRVLARRLGVDLAMATASGPEGVITADDVERVAATLAELGAPEVLRGVRRAMAQNMARAQNEVAAATVMDDADIHAWQAGADVTIRLVRALVAGCRAEPGLNAWYEGQTGRRHVLKKIDVGIAADLPEGLFVPVLRDVGNRDPGDLRKGLDRMRTDIRARTIAPEEMRGNTITLSNFGMIAGRYAAPIVVPPTVAILGAGRVREEVVAAKGVPAVHRVMPLSLTFDHRVVTGGEAARFLAAVIADLELAT from the coding sequence ATGAGAGTCTTCAAGCTGCCCGACCTGGGCGAAGGCCTGCAAGAGGCCGAGATCGTGACCTGGCATGTCAAGGCAGGAGATACCGTGGCCGCGGACCAGCCGCTCCTGTCGGTGGAGACGGCCAAGGCCATCGTCGAGATCCCGTCGCCCTATGCGGGCACCATCGGCAAGCTGTTTGCGGAGCCGGGCGATATCGTGCACCTGGGCGCGCCGTTGGTGGCCTTCGAGGGCGCGGGCGAGGATGCCGATGCGGGCACGGTGGTGGGCTCGGTACAGGTCGGCACGCGCGTGGTCAATGAAGCCGGGCCGCCGGGTGCGGCGGCGCCCGTGGCCGGCATGGCGGCGCGCGTCAAGGCCGCGCCGGCGGTGCGCGTGCTGGCACGGCGCCTCGGCGTGGACCTGGCGATGGCGACCGCCTCCGGTCCCGAAGGCGTGATCACCGCCGACGACGTGGAGCGCGTGGCGGCCACACTGGCAGAACTCGGCGCGCCGGAAGTACTGCGGGGCGTGCGCCGCGCGATGGCGCAGAACATGGCGCGCGCGCAGAACGAAGTGGCCGCGGCCACGGTGATGGACGATGCCGATATCCATGCCTGGCAAGCCGGCGCCGATGTCACCATCCGGCTGGTGCGCGCGCTGGTTGCCGGCTGCCGCGCGGAGCCCGGACTCAATGCCTGGTACGAAGGCCAGACCGGGCGCCGCCATGTGCTGAAGAAGATCGACGTCGGCATCGCCGCCGACCTGCCCGAAGGCCTGTTCGTGCCGGTGCTGCGCGACGTGGGCAACCGCGACCCGGGCGACCTGCGCAAGGGCCTGGATCGCATGCGCACCGATATCCGCGCGCGCACCATCGCACCGGAGGAGATGCGCGGCAACACCATCACGCTGTCCAACTTCGGCATGATCGCGGGCCGCTATGCCGCACCGATCGTGGTGCCGCCTACGGTGGCGATCCTGGGGGCGGGCCGCGTGCGGGAAGAAGTGGTGGCGGCGAAAGGCGTGCCGGCCGTGCATCGGGTGATGCCGCTCAGCCTGACCTTTGACCATCGGGTGGTGACCGGTGGCGAGGCGGCGCGGTTCCTGGCGGCGGTGATTGCGGACCTGGAGCTGGCGACGTAG